A genomic segment from Nicotiana tabacum cultivar K326 chromosome 7, ASM71507v2, whole genome shotgun sequence encodes:
- the LOC107764291 gene encoding acetylajmalan esterase 2, whose protein sequence is MALIIRSVFHLLVISLISFVVLQQKSDAQEVLMLQKPRLINCKFDKIYQLGDSLADTGNCIRERVCGAHTLCARFPYGMNFFQNATGRCSNGMLMIDFIALESGLPLLNPIKDQTADFRHGADFAVAGATALPSEILENMKMVNPSTNSSLSVQLDWMSSHFENTFYTDCPDKVKKALFLVGGIGGNEFNFALSQGKTLEESRTIVPEVVEAIIHGVRRVISFGATRIVVPGNFPGGCFPIILTRFMTDNSSAYDEHHCLKDFNSLIIFFNDHLRQAILDLKKEYPNITLIYGDYYNAYLWLLQNAVSLGFDKNSLHKACCGIGGDYNYNLHNQCGAIGVPVCIDPSTYISWDGAHLTQEAYSWLTRWLIDTNILPQLNCQA, encoded by the exons ATGGCACTGATAATAAGATCAGTTTTTCATCTCCTAGTTATTTCCTTGATCAGCTTCGTGGTTCTTCAGCAGAAAAGCGATGCTCAAGAAGTACTAATGCTTCAAAAACCACGATTGATAAATTGCAAATTTGATAAAATATATCAGTTAGGTGACTCACTTGCAGATACAGGCAACTGCATCAGAGAGAGGGTTTGTGGAGCTCATACTCTATGTGCAAGATTTCCTTATGGAATGAATTTTTTTCAGAATGCAACCGGACGTTGTTCCAATGGCATGCTCATGATTGATTTCATAG CGCTGGAGTCTGGTCTTCCTCTCCTAAATCCCATCAAGGATCAAACTGCAGATTTTAGACATGGTGCAGATTTTGCAGTAGCAGGAGCTACTGCTTTACCATCTGAAATTCTGGAAAATATGAAGATGGTTAATCCATCAACCAATAGTTCATTAAGTGTGCAACTTGATTGGATGTCTTCTCATTTCGAAAACACCTTCTATACTG ATTGCCCCGACAAAGTGAAAAAGGCTCTTTTCTTAGTTGGAGGAATAGGAGGAAATGAATTCAACTTTGCCTTATCGCAAGGTAAAACGTTGGAAGAGTCGAGAACGATAGTGCCAGAAGTTGTTGAGGCCATCATTCATGGCGTTAGA AGGGTCATTAGTTTCGGGGCTACTCGAATTGTAGTTCCTGGCAATTTTCCAGGTGGTTGTTTTCCAATTATCCTAACGAGATTCATGACGGACAACTCAAGTGCTTACGATGAGCACCATTGCTTGAAAGATTTCAATAGTTTAATAATCTTCTTCAATGATCATTTGCGACAAGCCATTCTAGACCTAAAGAAAGAGTACCCAAACATTACACTCATTTATGGTGACTACTACAATGCCTATCTTTGGCTTTTACAAAATGCCGTCAGTCTGG GATTTGACAAAAACTCTCTACATAAAGCATGTTGTGGAATAGGAGGAGATTATAATTATAACTTACACAATCAATGTGGAGCTATAGGAGTTCCAGTGTGCATTGACCCGAGTACTTACATCAGTTGGGATGGAGCTCATTTGACACAAGAAGCATACAGTTGGTTGACAAGATGGCTAATTGATACTAATATCTTACCCCAATTGAACTGTCAAGCTTAA